In Nicotiana tabacum cultivar K326 chromosome 17, ASM71507v2, whole genome shotgun sequence, one DNA window encodes the following:
- the LOC107819080 gene encoding uncharacterized protein LOC107819080 isoform X1, which translates to MKWMGGSVSQSMEGFRAKFRVAAMVLLALWIGLAGLYGMIKPISNGCTMTYMYPTYIPIPTPANVSSTKYGLHLYHEGWRKIDFNDHLKKLTGVPVLFIPGNGGSYKQVRSVAAESDRAYQGGPLERSFYQEASLSLGEGVDSDVTNTPLPYQYTSMLDWFTVDLEGEHSAMDGRILEEHTDYVVYAIHRILDHYKESYDARVKEGAAASRSPPRSVILVGHSMGGFVARAAIVHPHLRKFAVETVLTLSSPHQSPPLALQPSLGQYYALVNYAWRKGYEVQTSRSGHYLSDPALSHVVVVSVSGGYHDYQVRSKLQSLDGIVPPTHGLMISSTGMKNVWLSMEHQVILWCNQLVVQVSHTLLSLIDQETGQPISDVRTRLTIFTKMLHSGIPPNFNWLKQPQLPHIPIETGEAESGSQAHSMYACPRSIHWSDDALERDLYIETTTVTVLAMDGRRRWLDIEKLGSNGKNHFVFVTNLSPCSGVRLHLWPEKGSSVSTLPTNKRVLEVTSKMVQIPSGPAPRQVEPGTQTEQAPPSAVFWLHPKDMRGFRFLTISVASRLAVSGRPPPATSMGVGQFFNPEDGDTILSSQSLIQAMYFSKEMMLKEDHPLALNLSFSVSLGLMPVTLSVKTTGCGIRKSEFTSDESGEMEIDRLCKLRCFPPVALAWDVTSGLHVFPNLFSETILVDSSPALWSSSLGSEKTNVLLLIDPHCSYKTSIGVNVTAAAQRFLLLYFSEITGFAIAVVLFALMRQARQWELDQPIPSLISAVESNLRMPLPFLCFALLPILFALVLSCLISLPLPPAISFIIVSTICYFCANGVVVVVISASQLLFYVSASLHVFIKKRSQTRGNNFSFLFGHWFLNLSAAFLSSKVVRIIRFNPLFVMTLASFTLMCFTHPALGLLLLLFSHVVCCHNALSSFLMASFRSHTQTKELIESGNGSQSGSEQFIPRYDGEINKHFTQENNSNSLDSVKSYGETQLEIFNHRHGLLVLHFLATLMFVPSLIAWLQRMGISQSLPWFVDSVLCVGVLLHGICDSKPEFNFFLFPLPGIRGWEINLSFAYLLAGYFSFISGLALAPYRTFYPMAAIGFISCAFRIIEKRSREKGEIYLRHRKHSHKH; encoded by the exons GTGAGATCTGTGGCTGCAGAATCTGATAGGGCTTATCAAGGAGGTCCTCTTGAACGTAGTTTTTACCAAGAAGCCTCTCTAAGTCTCGGAGAGGGAGTAGATTCTGATGTCACCAACACTCCTTTGCCCTATCAATATACATCCATGCTTGACTGGTTTACCGTGGATCTTGAAGGTGAACATTCTGCAATGGATGGCCGAATTCTTGAAGAACACACTGATTATGTTGTATATGCCATTCACAGG ATTTTGGATCACTATAAAGAGTCCTACGATGCACGAGTTAAGGAAGGTGCTGCTGCGTCTAGGAGTCCTCCGAGAAGTGTAATATTGGTTGGTCATTCAATGGGTGGTTTTGTTGCTAGAGCTGCGATTGTCCACCCACATTTGAGGAAATTTGCTGTTGAAACTGTTCTGACACTTTCTTCTCCGCACCA GTCGCCTCCTCTGGCTTTGCAGCCATCACTTGGTCAGTATTATGCACTTGTAAATTACGCATGGAGGAAAGGATATGAGGTCCAAACTTCTCGATCAGGACATTATCTGTCTGATCCAGCACTTTCTCATGTTGTTGTCGTCTCAGTTTCTGGTGGTTATCATGATTACCAG GTTCGGTCAAAGTTACAATCACTTGATGGTATTGTGCCTCCTACCCATGGCCTTATGATTAGTAGCACGGGCATGAAAAATGTGTGGTTATCAATGGAACACCAGGTTATTTTGTGGTGTAATCAGCTCGTGgtccaa GTATCACATACTCTTCTTAGCCTGATAGACCAGGAGACCGGTCAGCCTATATCTGATGTTCGGACGAGGCTGACAATCTTCACAAAAATGCTTCACAGTGGAATACCTCCAAATTTTAATTGGTTAAAGCAACCGCAGCTGCCCCATATACCAATCGAAACTGGAGAAGCTGAATCTG GATCTCAGGCGCACAGCATGTATGCTTGCCCCCGTAGCATTCATTGGAGTGATGATGCACTTGAAAGAGATTTATACATCGAGACAACCACTGTTACAGTTTTAGCAATGGATGGGAGGAGGCGGTGGTTGGATATTGAGAAGTTG GGATCTAATGGCAAAAACCACTTTGTTTTTGTCACAAATCTTTCTCCATGTTCCGGTGTACGACTGCACCTTTGGCCCGAGAAAGGATCTTCAGTTTCCACGTTACCGACTAATAAACGGGTTTTAGAAGTTACATCAAAGATGGTGCAAATTCCATCTGGACCAGCTCCAAGGCAG GTTGAACCAGGTACTCAGACTGAGCAGGCACCTCCTTCTGCTGTATTTTGGCTGCATCCAAAGGATATGCGTGGCTTCAGATTTCTGACCATCTCAGTGGCATCTCGCCTG GCTGTTTCAGGAAGGCCTCCACCGGCCACTTCCATGGGAgttgggcaatttttcaatccAGAGGATGGGGACACAATCTTATCTTCTCAGTCCTTGATTCAGGCTATGTATTTTTCAAAG GAGATGATGTTGAAGGAGGATCACCCTCTTGCACTTAATCTGTCTTTCTCTGTTAGCTTGGGCCTCATGCCTGTGACGTTGTCAGTCAAAACAACTGGTTGTGGAATAAGAAAGTCAGAGTTCACTTCTGATGAATCTGGAGAGATGGAAATTGACA GGCTGTGTAAACTTCGCTGTTTCCCTCCTGTAGCACTTGCTTGGGATGTCACATCTGGTCTCCATGTTTTTCCTAATCTATTCTCGGAAACGATTCTTGTGGATTCCTCTCCAGCACTCTGGAGTTCCAGCCTAGGTTCAGAAAAGACCAACGTTTTGTTGCTG ATTGATCCACATTGTTCATACAAAACAAGCATTGGTGTTAATGTCACTGCTGCAGCTCAAAGATTTTTGCTTCTATATTTCTCAGAG ATTACTGGTTTCGCAATTGCTGTTGTCCTTTTTGCTTTAATGCGGCAAGCACGGCAATGGGAGCTCGACCAGCCTATACCTTCACTCATTTCAGCTGTGGAATCAAATTTGAGGATGCCATTGCCCTTTCTCTGTTTTGCTCTGCTACCTATCTTATTTGCTCTAGTACTTTCCTGCCTCATTTCTCTACCCCTTCCTCCAGCCATAAGCTTCATCATTGTCTCAACAATCTGTTACTTCTGTGCAAATGGAGTGGTGGTTGTGGTGATATCAGCCTCCCAATTGTTATTCTACGTTAGTGCATCTTTACATGTATTCATCAAGAAACG GTCGCAAACTCGGGGAAATAATTTCTCTTTTCTATTTGGCCATTGGTTTCTTAATCTTTCCGCTGCCTTCCTatcatccaag GTTGTCAGGATCATAAGATTCAATCCATTATTTGTTATGACACTGGCCTCTTTCACCTTAATGTGCTTCACTCATCCAGCATTGGGTCTTCTTTTGTTGCTCTTTTCTCATGTTGTGTGTTGCCACAATGCTCTGTCCAG TTTTTTGATGGCTTCATTTCGCAGCCATACCCAGACTAAGGAGTTAATAGAATCTGGGAACGGAAGTCAGAGTGGATCTGAGCAATTCATACCCCGATATGATGGTGAAATCAACAAGCATTTCACTCAGGAGAATAATTCTAATAGTCTGGACTCAGTAAAAAGCTATGGTGAAACCCAACTAGAGATCTTCAACCATCGGCATGGTTTGCTTGTATTACACTTTCTTGCGACACTTATGTTTGTCCCTTCACTTATAGCATGGCTCCAG AGAATGGGAATCAGTCAGAGCTTGCCATGGTTTGTGGATTCTGTACTTTGCGTTGGTGTTTTGCTGCACGGTATATGTGATTCAAAGCCCGAGTTCAActtcttcttgtttcctttgccGGGCATCCGAGGATGGGAGATAAACCTGAGCTTTGCCTATCTTCTAGCTGGatacttttcttttatttctggctTAGCCTTGGCTCCTTACAGAACATTTTATCCCATGGCTGCCATTGGATTTATTTCATGTGCTTTTAGGATCATAGAGAAGAGAAGTAGGGAAAAGGGGGAAATATACCTTCGCCATAGAAAACACTCTCATAAACACTGA
- the LOC107819080 gene encoding uncharacterized protein LOC107819080 isoform X2 has translation MKWMGGSVSQSMEGFRAKFRVAAMVLLALWIGLAGLYGMIKPISNGCTMTYMYPTYIPIPTPANVSSTKYGLHLYHEGWRKIDFNDHLKKLTGVPVLFIPGNGGSYKQVRSVAAESDRAYQGGPLERSFYQEASLSLGEGVDSDVTNTPLPYQYTSMLDWFTVDLEGEHSAMDGRILEEHTDYVVYAIHRILDHYKESYDARVKEGAAASRSPPRSVILVGHSMGGFVARAAIVHPHLRKFAVETVLTLSSPHQSPPLALQPSLGQYYALVNYAWRKGYEVQTSRSGHYLSDPALSHVVVVSVSGGYHDYQVRSKLQSLDGIVPPTHGLMISSTGMKNVWLSMEHQVILWCNQLVVQVSHTLLSLIDQETGQPISDVRTRLTIFTKMLHSGIPPNFNWLKQPQLPHIPIETGEAESGSQAHSMYACPRSIHWSDDALERDLYIETTTVTVLAMDGRRRWLDIEKLGSNGKNHFVFVTNLSPCSGVRLHLWPEKGSSVSTLPTNKRVLEVTSKMVQIPSGPAPRQVEPGTQTEQAPPSAVFWLHPKDMRGFRFLTISVASRLAVSGRPPPATSMGVGQFFNPEDGDTILSSQSLIQAMYFSKEMMLKEDHPLALNLSFSVSLGLMPVTLSVKTTGCGIRKSEFTSDESGEMEIDRLCKLRCFPPVALAWDVTSGLHVFPNLFSETILVDSSPALWSSSLGSEKTNVLLLIDPHCSYKTSIGVNVTAAAQRFLLLYFSEITGFAIAVVLFALMRQARQWELDQPIPSLISAVESNLRMPLPFLCFALLPILFALVLSCLISLPLPPAISFIIVSTICYFCANGVVVVVISASQLLFYVSASLHVFIKKRSQTRGNNFSFLFGHWFLNLSAAFLSSKVVRIIRFNPLFVMTLASFTLMCFTHPALGLLLLLFSHVVCCHNALSSHTQTKELIESGNGSQSGSEQFIPRYDGEINKHFTQENNSNSLDSVKSYGETQLEIFNHRHGLLVLHFLATLMFVPSLIAWLQRMGISQSLPWFVDSVLCVGVLLHGICDSKPEFNFFLFPLPGIRGWEINLSFAYLLAGYFSFISGLALAPYRTFYPMAAIGFISCAFRIIEKRSREKGEIYLRHRKHSHKH, from the exons GTGAGATCTGTGGCTGCAGAATCTGATAGGGCTTATCAAGGAGGTCCTCTTGAACGTAGTTTTTACCAAGAAGCCTCTCTAAGTCTCGGAGAGGGAGTAGATTCTGATGTCACCAACACTCCTTTGCCCTATCAATATACATCCATGCTTGACTGGTTTACCGTGGATCTTGAAGGTGAACATTCTGCAATGGATGGCCGAATTCTTGAAGAACACACTGATTATGTTGTATATGCCATTCACAGG ATTTTGGATCACTATAAAGAGTCCTACGATGCACGAGTTAAGGAAGGTGCTGCTGCGTCTAGGAGTCCTCCGAGAAGTGTAATATTGGTTGGTCATTCAATGGGTGGTTTTGTTGCTAGAGCTGCGATTGTCCACCCACATTTGAGGAAATTTGCTGTTGAAACTGTTCTGACACTTTCTTCTCCGCACCA GTCGCCTCCTCTGGCTTTGCAGCCATCACTTGGTCAGTATTATGCACTTGTAAATTACGCATGGAGGAAAGGATATGAGGTCCAAACTTCTCGATCAGGACATTATCTGTCTGATCCAGCACTTTCTCATGTTGTTGTCGTCTCAGTTTCTGGTGGTTATCATGATTACCAG GTTCGGTCAAAGTTACAATCACTTGATGGTATTGTGCCTCCTACCCATGGCCTTATGATTAGTAGCACGGGCATGAAAAATGTGTGGTTATCAATGGAACACCAGGTTATTTTGTGGTGTAATCAGCTCGTGgtccaa GTATCACATACTCTTCTTAGCCTGATAGACCAGGAGACCGGTCAGCCTATATCTGATGTTCGGACGAGGCTGACAATCTTCACAAAAATGCTTCACAGTGGAATACCTCCAAATTTTAATTGGTTAAAGCAACCGCAGCTGCCCCATATACCAATCGAAACTGGAGAAGCTGAATCTG GATCTCAGGCGCACAGCATGTATGCTTGCCCCCGTAGCATTCATTGGAGTGATGATGCACTTGAAAGAGATTTATACATCGAGACAACCACTGTTACAGTTTTAGCAATGGATGGGAGGAGGCGGTGGTTGGATATTGAGAAGTTG GGATCTAATGGCAAAAACCACTTTGTTTTTGTCACAAATCTTTCTCCATGTTCCGGTGTACGACTGCACCTTTGGCCCGAGAAAGGATCTTCAGTTTCCACGTTACCGACTAATAAACGGGTTTTAGAAGTTACATCAAAGATGGTGCAAATTCCATCTGGACCAGCTCCAAGGCAG GTTGAACCAGGTACTCAGACTGAGCAGGCACCTCCTTCTGCTGTATTTTGGCTGCATCCAAAGGATATGCGTGGCTTCAGATTTCTGACCATCTCAGTGGCATCTCGCCTG GCTGTTTCAGGAAGGCCTCCACCGGCCACTTCCATGGGAgttgggcaatttttcaatccAGAGGATGGGGACACAATCTTATCTTCTCAGTCCTTGATTCAGGCTATGTATTTTTCAAAG GAGATGATGTTGAAGGAGGATCACCCTCTTGCACTTAATCTGTCTTTCTCTGTTAGCTTGGGCCTCATGCCTGTGACGTTGTCAGTCAAAACAACTGGTTGTGGAATAAGAAAGTCAGAGTTCACTTCTGATGAATCTGGAGAGATGGAAATTGACA GGCTGTGTAAACTTCGCTGTTTCCCTCCTGTAGCACTTGCTTGGGATGTCACATCTGGTCTCCATGTTTTTCCTAATCTATTCTCGGAAACGATTCTTGTGGATTCCTCTCCAGCACTCTGGAGTTCCAGCCTAGGTTCAGAAAAGACCAACGTTTTGTTGCTG ATTGATCCACATTGTTCATACAAAACAAGCATTGGTGTTAATGTCACTGCTGCAGCTCAAAGATTTTTGCTTCTATATTTCTCAGAG ATTACTGGTTTCGCAATTGCTGTTGTCCTTTTTGCTTTAATGCGGCAAGCACGGCAATGGGAGCTCGACCAGCCTATACCTTCACTCATTTCAGCTGTGGAATCAAATTTGAGGATGCCATTGCCCTTTCTCTGTTTTGCTCTGCTACCTATCTTATTTGCTCTAGTACTTTCCTGCCTCATTTCTCTACCCCTTCCTCCAGCCATAAGCTTCATCATTGTCTCAACAATCTGTTACTTCTGTGCAAATGGAGTGGTGGTTGTGGTGATATCAGCCTCCCAATTGTTATTCTACGTTAGTGCATCTTTACATGTATTCATCAAGAAACG GTCGCAAACTCGGGGAAATAATTTCTCTTTTCTATTTGGCCATTGGTTTCTTAATCTTTCCGCTGCCTTCCTatcatccaag GTTGTCAGGATCATAAGATTCAATCCATTATTTGTTATGACACTGGCCTCTTTCACCTTAATGTGCTTCACTCATCCAGCATTGGGTCTTCTTTTGTTGCTCTTTTCTCATGTTGTGTGTTGCCACAATGCTCTGTCCAG CCATACCCAGACTAAGGAGTTAATAGAATCTGGGAACGGAAGTCAGAGTGGATCTGAGCAATTCATACCCCGATATGATGGTGAAATCAACAAGCATTTCACTCAGGAGAATAATTCTAATAGTCTGGACTCAGTAAAAAGCTATGGTGAAACCCAACTAGAGATCTTCAACCATCGGCATGGTTTGCTTGTATTACACTTTCTTGCGACACTTATGTTTGTCCCTTCACTTATAGCATGGCTCCAG AGAATGGGAATCAGTCAGAGCTTGCCATGGTTTGTGGATTCTGTACTTTGCGTTGGTGTTTTGCTGCACGGTATATGTGATTCAAAGCCCGAGTTCAActtcttcttgtttcctttgccGGGCATCCGAGGATGGGAGATAAACCTGAGCTTTGCCTATCTTCTAGCTGGatacttttcttttatttctggctTAGCCTTGGCTCCTTACAGAACATTTTATCCCATGGCTGCCATTGGATTTATTTCATGTGCTTTTAGGATCATAGAGAAGAGAAGTAGGGAAAAGGGGGAAATATACCTTCGCCATAGAAAACACTCTCATAAACACTGA
- the LOC107819084 gene encoding uncharacterized protein LOC107819084, with protein MVNEDSIKSPLNTKSDPTKQPEEPKNGERVDSMFSPNFRSVAAMAGWDEEALLIASLVVEDTPDRLPKQKKRSDLLHFKTPPTNSRRKRRVQKRSPESIPVTVLDLDEEDDTAKQESEKKEAESKSIENLDKKRAEASEEPRCSASSSDKNIESKSIQKAEKKGGAGLEEQGCSVSASSSSAFPCIDRLREELSCAICLEICFEPSTTPCGHSFCKKCLRSAADKCGKKCPKCRQLISNGRSCTVNTVLWNTIQLLFPKEIEARKAAGALNSREARRKSPVRSATANSNISSSRISRVFALNSPESGPSSQERRNSRSMRRQSVRASVIPNRNQEINSRRELPSQDEDAALALRMQREEFMESFRTRSSADEQYRSSLALARANLRAMASRAINIRVRGGRGT; from the exons ATGGTGAACGAAGATTCAATCAAGAGTCCCCTCAACACTAAAAGCGACCCTACGAAACAACCTGAAGAACCCAAAAATGGAGAAAGAGTTGATTCTATGTTTAGCCCAAATTTTAGATCAGTGGCTGCTATGGCTGGTTGGGACGAAGAAGCTCTTCTCATTGCCAGTCTTGTCGTTGAAGACACTCCCGATCGCCTTCCTAAACAAAAGAAACGTTCCGATTTGCTGCATTTCAAGACTCCCCCAACAAATTCCAGAAG GAAAAGAAGGGTTCAGAAGAGGAGCCCTGAGTCCATACCTGTGACTGTTCTTGATCTGGATGAAGAGGATGACACTGCAAAACAAG AAAGCGAGAAAAAGGAGGCAGAATCAAAATCCATTGAGAATTTAGATAAGAAACGAGCTGAGGCATCAGAAGAACCAAGATGTTCTGCTTCATCTTCTGATAAGAATATAGAATCAAAATCTATTCAGAAAGCAGAGAAGAAAGGAGGTGCAGGATTGGAAGAACAGGGATGTTCTGtttcagcctcttcttcatcgGCATTTCCATGCATTGATCGACTTCGTGAAGAGCTTTCTTGCGCT ATTTGTTTGGAGATATGTTTTGAACCTAGTACCACTCCTTGTGGTCACAG TTTTTGCAAGAAGTGTCTGAGATCTGCTGCTGATAAATGTGGAAAGAAATGTCCCAAGTGCAGGCAGCTTATAAG CAATGGAAGATCTTGCACTGTAAACACAGTACTTTGGAATACAATTCAGCTTCTTTTTCCTAAAGAAATAGAAGCAAGAAAAGCTGCTGGAGCTTTGAACAGTAGAGAAGCTCGACGCAAAAGTCCAGTAAGATCTGCTACAGCTAATTCTAACATCTCTAGCAGCAGAATATCACGAGTGTTCGCGCTTAACAGTCCAGAATCTGGTCCTAGTAGTCAAGAAAGAAGGAATTCTCGCTCCATGAGAAGACAAAGTGTCCGAGCTTCTGTAATACCAAACAGAAATCAAGAGATTAACTCGAGGAGGGAGTTACCAAGCCAAGACGAGGATGCTGCACTGGCATTGAGAATGCAGAGAGAGGAGTTCATGGAATCCTTTAGGACAAGGAGTTCTGCTGATGAGCAGTACAGGAGCTCGCTCGCTTTAGCCAGAGCAAATTTGAGGGCCATGGCATCAAGAGCCATTAACATTCGTGTTAGAGGAGGCCGTGGAACataa
- the LOC107819079 gene encoding glycosyltransferase family 92 protein RCOM_0530710, whose protein sequence is MAQIPVFNMKHRKKRTVLAAIQIPRRFLFWCTLLLVCFAGFTFSSVRLLFRGFHPWRLAAKTAISGVLPEFSIIETVEFPDETLVFLKYPPLTPLFTKHGIDCLYLTPNNSSQSPHSVENDEFFSQQIIRCPLIKPRGMLTSLSVKPTGHTFPIGPTRRWHSLAYEAMIDHDNTTIVFVKGFNLRGGKQSDPSKFKCVYGWDIKKPKLLLQSDVISIAQEIVRCETPLSILNSPQRFISSNMNQPIKISVRMVGKEPLESIASPKRRLQLNLPGEKQHQMCVCTMLRNQASFLQEWIMYHSKIGVQRWFIYDNNSLDDIEDVVKVLSVDQKINVTRHVWPWIKTQEAGFAHCALRARDVCEWVGFMDVDEFFHLPTRLSLLVILRNQSQNSNSNVAELRVSCHNFGPSSLKHVPTQGVTMGYNCRMIAPERHKSIVKPEALNSTLINVVHHFHLKSGFKYANMDRNVMVINHYKYQVWDVFKEKFYRRVATYVSDWQQDRNIESKDRAPGLGTRAVEPLDWSSRFCEVIDTGLRDRVAEMFTDPNTGNLPWQKSLT, encoded by the exons ATGGCTCAAATTCCTGTCTTTAATATGAAACATCGTAAAAAACGTACGGTTTTGGCAGCCATCCAAATTCCTAGGAGATTTTTGTTCTGGTGTACTCTTCTTCTTGTCTGCTTCGCTGGATTCACTTTCTCTTCTGTTCGTCTTCTTTTTCGAG GGTTCCATCCATGGCGGCTGGCGGCGAAGACAGCGATCTCCGGTGTTTTACCGGAATTCTCAATTATAGAAACCGTCGAATTCCCAGATGAGACGCTTGTTTTCCTAAAATACCCTCCTTTAACTCCCTTATTTACCAAACATGGCATCGACTGTCTCTACCTTACTCCTAATAATTCTTCTCAATCTCCACACTCAgttgaaaatgatgaattttttaGCCAACAAATAATCCGCTGTCCTCTGATTAAGCCACGTGGCATGCTGACGTCACTTTCCGTCAAGCCTACTGGTCACACTTTCCCGATTGGGCCCACACGCCGGTGGCATTCTTTGGCCTATGAGGCCATGATTGATCACGATAACACAACTATCGTTTTTGTCAAAGGCTTTAATCTTCGGGGCGGAAAACAATCCGACCCGTCAAAATTCAAGTGTGTTTATGGTTGGGATATTAAGAAGCCCAAGTTATTGTTACAATCAGATGTCATATCCATTGCTCAAGAAATTGTTAGATGTGAAACCCCATTGAGCATTTTGAATAGTCCACAGAGGTTTATTTCTAGTAACATGAATCAGCCCATTAAGATTTCTGTTAGAATGGTTGGTAAAGAGCCTTTAGAGTCCATAGCGAGTCCTAAACGTCGTCTTCAACTTAACTTGCCAGGTGAAAAACAGCATCAAATGTGTGTGTGCACAATGTTAAGGAACCAGGCAAGTTTTTTGCAAGAATGGATCATGTACCATAGCAAAATCGGAGTACAACGTTGGTTCATTTATGACAATAACAGTTTGGATGACATTGAAGATGTCGTTAAGGTATTATCAGTGGATCAGAAAATAAACGTGACACGACATGTTTGGCCTTGGATCAAGACTCAGGAAGCTGGTTTTGCTCATTGTGCGTTACGAGCAAGGGATGTTTGTGAGTGGGTTGGTTTTATGGACGTGGACGAGTTCTTCCACTTGCCTACTCGTCTGTCATTACTTGTCATATTGAGAAATCAATCCCAGAATTCTAACAGTAATGTTGCTGAGTTGCGGGTCTCGTGCCATAATTTTGGACCGTCGAGTCTCAAACATGTCCCGACACAAGGGGTGACAATGGGTTACAATTGCAGGATGATTGCACCAGAGAGACACAAGAGTATAGTGAAACCAGAAGCATTAAATTCAACACTAATCAATGTAGTTCACCATTTTCATTTGAAGTCTGGGTTTAAGTATGCCAATATGGATAGAAATGTGATGGTGATTAACCATTACAAGTACCAAGTTTGGGATGTGTTCAAGGAGAAATTCTACAGGAGGGTAGCTACTTATGTGTCTGATTGGCAACAAGACAGAAATATTGAGTCCAAAGATCGTGCCCCGGGTTTAGGGACACGAGCTGTTGAACCACTGGATTGGTCTAGTCGATTCTGTGAAGTTATTGACACTGGCCTAAGAGATCGAGTAGCAGAGATGTTCACAGACCCAAACACAGGCAATTTACCCTGGCAAAAGTCACTGACATGA